The DNA sequence ATCAGTCGTTTGACCGCGGCTATCTCCGCCGCGTGTTCGTAGTCGCGCCCCTGCCAGTAGGCGACGTAGTCCTCCGACTCGTCGTCGTACTGATCGCCCCGTGCTTCACCGCTGTCCATGTCGTCCATGTGCCGCCCCCCGCATGTGCGTGTGTGGCGCATCATCTCGGCGGATTCCGGGGGAGGCAACGGCTCCGGCGTGTGGATGCTGCGCGGATTTCCGGGTGCGGGGCCCGTGGGCCCCGCACCCGGGCGGGATCAGGCGGTGGGCGGCACCCGTCCCGGTCGGCCCGCGCCGCGGGTCAGGCGGTAGCCGCCGATGCCCGCGAGGGCGGCGAGCAGGCCGCCGGCCGCCGTCCAGAGCCAGCGGTCCGACCACCAGGTGCCCGACCAGCCGTCGGCCGGTGCGACACCGGACGCCGTGCCGGCGCCGGGGACGATCGGCACGGCCAGGGTGTTGTCGGCGGCGTAGGCGCCGCCCATGTCCTCGGCCTCGGCCCGCAGGCGTGCCCGTACCGGCTGGCCGAGGTCCTCCTGCGCGAGGTCGGTGACCGTGAGCCGGACGTAATAGGCCCCCGGCAGCGGGTCGTTGGCCCACTGGTCGGCGCCCGAGCGGACCGGGCGCAGGGTGCACGACAGGTCGACGGTAGCGGCGTCCTTGGCGGCCGTACCGGTCTGCGTGCCGTACATGCAGGGCTGGCGGCGGCGCAGGCCGTCGTACACGTCGAGCTGCCACGTGGAGGCGGAGTGCCGGCCCGTGGCGGCGGGCAGGGTGACCGAGGCCCGCAGGGTGGCGCGCTGGCCCGAGTCCAGGGGGAGCACCCAGTAGAGGTAATCGCCCGTGGAGGCGTCGGCCGTGGCCTCCTGCCCCAACTGGAGCGGGGTGGCGGTACGGAAGGCCGTTCCGGCCTCGGTCGGACCCTTCCCGGCGCCGCTCGGGCTCGGCGACGGCGAGGCCGCCACCCCGAGCAGGCCGCCGCCCACGAGCAGGGCGGCGGTCAGCGCGCGTCGCACGCTTCGGTCATGTCTCAGGGCACTCATCAGTTGGTCCTCCAGACCGCGATACGCCAGCGGGAGACCCAGCCCCACACCAGTCCGGCGAGGAGGCCGGTGAGCGCCAGTGCGCCGAGCAGCCACCAGCCGCGCCCGAGGCCGAAGGAGGCCACGTCGGAGGCCGCGTCCGGTCCGTCCACCACGTCGATGGTCAGCTCGACCGGCATGCCCGGGGTGGTTTTCACCGAGGCGGGCGCCGAGAAGGAGTTGCTGACCTGGAGGCACACGGTCTCGGCCGGCTCCTCGTCGTCGTCGCTGCCGGCCTTGGGATAGCGCAGCCCGGACGAGATCAGGTCGGTCCGCCCGTCACCGGCCTCCTGGCCGCGTACGATCTCCCGGCCGCTCTGCGTCGTGGCGCGCAGCAGCACGCCGTAGTCGTTGTTCACGGCGCGGTCGGACCCGATGCTGACCGAGGCCCGCAGTTCCCGGCCCGGGGCCACGGAAACCCGGTACCAGCGGTGCTCCCCGAAGCTCTCGCGGTCGCTGTAGAGCCCGGGCTTCAACTCCGGCGCGCCCGCGCACTGCTTGGCGCCCTCGGTGGCCACCGGATTGACCACCGGTGTGGCCGCCCGGCCCACCAACTGCTTGACCCTGCCCGACAGTTCCGCCGTGTGCTGCACGGAGGTGTACGTGCCGCCCGTGGCCTCGGCGATACAGATCAGCTGGTCGCGGGTCTTGACGTCGGGAACCAGCCCGAGCGTGTCGATGACCAGGTGGATCCCCTGGGCCGCGATGTCCCGGGCCACTTCGCAGGGGTCGAGCGGGGCGCAGGTGTCCTCGCCGTCGGTGATGAGCACGATCCGCCGGGTGGCGTCGCCGCCCTTCAGGTCCTCGGCGGCCCCCAGCAGCGCCGGTCCGATGGGCGTCCACCCGGTGGGGGCCAGTGTGGCCACCGCCGTCTTGGCCTCGGTCCGGTCCAAGGGGCCCACCGGATAGAGCTGCTTGGTGTCCTTGCAGCCGAGGTTCTTGTCGGGGCCGGGGTAGTTGGCGCCCAGGGTCCGTATGCCGAGCTGCACCTCGTCGGGTACGGCGTCCAGTACCTCGTTGAACGCCTGTTTCGCGGCGGACATCCGGGTCTGTCCGTCGATGTCCCGCGCCCGCATCGAGCCGCTGACGTCCAGCACCAACTCGACCTTGGGCGCTTCCTTGGCCACCGGCTCACCGGCGGCGGCACCTGACGGGAACAACCCGACAGCGAGGGTGACGAACAGGCCGCACGCACTGGCCCTCACCCATCTTCTAGTGATCATCGCCGGATCGTATTGAGATTCCCCGCACCCACCAAACCGAGCACCCGTTCGGCAGGCTCATGGATCCGCCACCGGCCGGTGCCGCGCGGCGCGGCACCGGGACGGCCGACCAGGGATCCATAGAATGGCTCTATGCCCATCTCTCCGCGCGTCCCGGACCTGCCCGCCCTCGACCTGCTGCTCAGCGTCATCGAGCTCGGCAGTCTGGGGCGGGCCGCCGAGGCACACGGCATCAGCCAGCCCTCGGCCAGTTCCCGCATCCGCTACCTGGAGAAGCTCGTCGGCCTGCCCGTACTGGAACGCTCCTCACTCGGCTCGAAGCCCACCCCGGCCGGGGCGCTGATCGCCGAGTGGGCCCGGACCGTGATCGACGCGGCGCACGAGCTGGACGCCGGCATCGGCGCCCTGCGCGAACGGCGCAGCTCCCACCTGAAGGTCGCGGCCAGTCAGACGGTCGCCGAGTACCTGGTCCCCAAGTGGCTCATCGGGCTGCGGGCGCAGCACCCCGCCACCAGCGTCGCCCTCGAATCGGGCAACTCCGCCGACGTGGCCCGCGCGGTCCTGGACGGCCGCGCCGAGCTGGGCTTCATCGAGAGCCCCCGCGCGCCGAAGGGGCTGGAGAGCCACGCGGTGGCCAGGGACCGGCTCCTGGTCGTGGTGGCGCCGGCGCACCCCTGGGCCCGGCGCACCGCCATCACCCTCGACGAACTGGCCACCGCCTCGCTGATCCAGCGGGAGGCGGGATCGGGTACGCGCACCGCCTTCGAGCGCGCGATCACGGCCCACCTGCCCGACTGGAAGCCCTCCGCCCTGCTGGAACTGGGCTCCACCACCGCCATCAAGACCGCCGTGGCCGGCGGCGGGGGCCCCGCCGTGCTCAGCTCGCTCGCCGTCGCCGACGAGCTGGCCGCCGGCACCCTGCGGTCCCCGACGGTCACCGGTCTCGAACTCGGCCGCTCGCTACGCGCCGTCTGGCCCACCGGCCGGCGTCCGACCGGGCCGGCCCGGGACCTGTACGCCCTGGCCCGCAGGCAGCTCCCCGCGGGGGCGTAGGCGGCGGAAGGTCATAGATCCGCTCTATGGATCCATTGATCCGTTGCCACTACCGGGCCGGAACTCCCCGCCGGAGGATGAACGCGTAAGCCTCCGATGAAGCAGGGACACCATGTACACCATCCTCTTCCTCCTGATCTCCGTATGCGTCCTGGCGGTCGTCCGTGACGGGCCGGGCAGGACACGGCTCCTGCTGTGGGCGGGAACCCTGAGCGTCACGCTCCTCGGCTTCCTCCCCCACCTCGACCGCGCCTTCAACCTGAGCTTCTGAGGAGGAGCAGGAATGCCTATCACCGAAACCACCGAAGCCACCGCGACCGCCGCGACCGCCGCGACCGCCGAACCCACCGCCACCCCCGTCGTCCGCCCCGCCGGGCTCTCGCACCGCCTCGGCCTCTGGTTCGCCCACGCCTACGTCCTCGGCATGTGCGCCACCATAGGCGGCGCCTACGTCTTCCAATTCGGGCTGTGGGAGTACCCCTGCCCCATGTGCCTCCTGCAGCGGATGTTCATGCTGCTGAGCGCCATCGGGCCCGCCATGATCATCGCCCGCTCCCGGAAGGGACCGGTGACCACCCGAGAGTTCGCCTCCGGCTGGGGCGTCGCCATCGTCTCGGCCCTCATCGGCGGGACCGTCTCCGGCGCACAGGTGCTGATGCACATCGCCCCCGGGGACCCCGGGTACGCCGGCGCGCTCTTGGGCCTGCACCTGTACACCTGGGCCGCCATCACCTTCTTCCTGGCCGCCCTCGCCGCCGGCGTCAACCTCGTCCTGGCCGATCAGGCCGCACCCCTGGATGCCGCGGCCGGCTCGCCCGCCCTTCGCCGCGCCGCCACCCTCACCCTGGCCGTCCTGGCGCTCTTCGCCGTCAGCAACTTCGTGGCCTGCTTCTTCCTGCAGGGATTCCACTGGCAGATGCCCGGAGACCCCACCAGCTACCAGTTCTTCACCGACCTCTTCTGATTTTCCCCCCGCACATGCCGATTCCCCGGCCGGCCACCTGGCCCGGCACGGGGCATCGGCATGTCCGGATCCCGCGGGTCAGAGTCCCGCAGGCCCGGATCCCGCAGGCCCGGATCCGCTACGTGGCCGGGGCGAGGGTGCCGGCGAACAGTCCGCGCAGCGTCTGGATCCCGGCCGTGAGCCAGGCCAGCACGAGGAACACGTACAGCCCACCCGCGAGCCAGGCGCAGGCGGTCAGCCCGGTGTGCCGTGCGAGCCCCTCCGCGCCGGTGACACAGGTGCCGACGGGGAAGGTGAGGGCCCACCAGGTCATCGAGAACCCCATGCCCTGGCGCCGGGCCCGCAGGACCACCGCGCCCGCGAGCGCGAACCACAGCAGGGCGAAGCCCATCGTCGGCACCCCGTAGAGCACCGCGAGCATCCTGAAGCCCTCGGCGTAGGGGGCCGGGAGCACCTGCGGCGCCGCGTCGGCGAAATTGTTCGCCGCCGTCGTGGACTGCCCCAGCGGGCCGAGCACCAGGAAGAGCGTGGGCGTCAGGGCGAGCGGCAGCCGCGGGCCCGCCAGCAGCCGGGCGAAGACGATCGGCAGCAGGCACAGCGTCGCCAGCAGGCTCATGCCGAACATCGCGTAGCAGCCGAGCAGGAGGGCCTGCTGCCACTGGCCGGCAGGCAGGTGCGGGAGCAGGAGCGGTCCGAGCGCGGCGGCGACCATGGGCGCGACCACGGGCAGGATCCACACCGGTGAGGCGCTGCCCGGCTTCAGCTCGTGCCGCAGCGCCATCAGATAGGGGATGGCGGCGGCCACCAGCAGCCCGACGGCCGTGCCGGCCGTGTAGAGCACCGCGTCCACGGCGACGGCCGCGCCCAGTCCGATCCAGTCCTTCCCGATCAGCAGCGTGCCCGCCCCCACCGCCAGCAGGGCCATGGAGAGGCAGCCGTAGAACGGTGCCACCGTCGGATCGAGCAGATGGGCGCGCGCCTGGTCGCCGTGGCGGGCCCAATGGACCGTCCGGGTGACGAGGAGCACCGCCAGCATCACCGCGGACAGGGCCCAGACCACCGTGCACGCCGTACGGAGCCCCGGGATGTGCCAGGGGAGGGCCACACCGGCGTTGGCCACGATGGCCGTGCCCATCACGCTCGCGTACCAGTTCGGGCCGAGCTGTCGCACGCGCGAGCCCCGGGATCCGGTCAGGGTGGGGAGCGCGGAACTGGTCCGGGAGGGTGCCGTCATACGTCAACGGTGACCGGCCGCGCTCACCCCGACCAGTCGGCGTCCCGGCGGACGGGGCCGCGGGGCGCAGGCGGGACGACGGGGAGCCGGAGGCTTCCCCGGCGTTCCGTACGCTGCCGGCGCAGGCGCGATCCGGCGATGGCGGTGAACACGGACTGGATGGCCACCAGGTACATCAACCGGCGGTGGACGAACTGCCGGGGCGGCAGCCTCCACAGCGGGCCGGGGGTCCCGGCGGCCGGGTGCGGGGACCGTGCTGTCCGGCGCTCGGCCCCGGGGTGACGGGACGCCGGCTCGGATCGGCTTTGCCGGGGTGCTTGGGGGTGGCGGCCCGTGGGTTGCGCGTCGGTGCGGAGGCACTCGGTTCCGGCTCGCCGCCCTGGACGGGAGCGCAGTAGTCCCGAACACCGGACCGGCCGCCCGCCGCCGCGACCAGCGCGGTGAACCGCCGCTCGGCCAGCACCTCCTCGGGGCGCGGACCCGGGGCGCGGGTGAAGGCCCGGCACAGCTCGGCCAGGTCCGCGGGCAAGTCCGCGGGCAACGCCTCGGACGAGCGGCCGGACGCCCCGGGGGACGGCGCGGGAGACGCCCCGGGGGGCGGCGCGTCCGCGAGCAGGGTGTTGGGCGTGGGGGAGGAGGCCGGGAGGGCGTGCTCGGGGGCGCTGCCGAGGATGGTCGGCAGGCTGCCCGTGCCCGCCGCGACGGCCACACCGCCGAGGGCGGCGGCCAGTACGGCGGCTGCGACCTTCGCGCCGAGGAGCGTCGCCGGGGTCGGCAACGACCGCCTCGAGGAGGCCG is a window from the Streptomyces sp. NBC_01244 genome containing:
- a CDS encoding disulfide bond formation protein B; amino-acid sequence: MPITETTEATATAATAATAEPTATPVVRPAGLSHRLGLWFAHAYVLGMCATIGGAYVFQFGLWEYPCPMCLLQRMFMLLSAIGPAMIIARSRKGPVTTREFASGWGVAIVSALIGGTVSGAQVLMHIAPGDPGYAGALLGLHLYTWAAITFFLAALAAGVNLVLADQAAPLDAAAGSPALRRAATLTLAVLALFAVSNFVACFFLQGFHWQMPGDPTSYQFFTDLF
- a CDS encoding VWA domain-containing protein, which produces MITRRWVRASACGLFVTLAVGLFPSGAAAGEPVAKEAPKVELVLDVSGSMRARDIDGQTRMSAAKQAFNEVLDAVPDEVQLGIRTLGANYPGPDKNLGCKDTKQLYPVGPLDRTEAKTAVATLAPTGWTPIGPALLGAAEDLKGGDATRRIVLITDGEDTCAPLDPCEVARDIAAQGIHLVIDTLGLVPDVKTRDQLICIAEATGGTYTSVQHTAELSGRVKQLVGRAATPVVNPVATEGAKQCAGAPELKPGLYSDRESFGEHRWYRVSVAPGRELRASVSIGSDRAVNNDYGVLLRATTQSGREIVRGQEAGDGRTDLISSGLRYPKAGSDDDEEPAETVCLQVSNSFSAPASVKTTPGMPVELTIDVVDGPDAASDVASFGLGRGWWLLGALALTGLLAGLVWGWVSRWRIAVWRTN
- a CDS encoding LysR family transcriptional regulator — encoded protein: MPISPRVPDLPALDLLLSVIELGSLGRAAEAHGISQPSASSRIRYLEKLVGLPVLERSSLGSKPTPAGALIAEWARTVIDAAHELDAGIGALRERRSSHLKVAASQTVAEYLVPKWLIGLRAQHPATSVALESGNSADVARAVLDGRAELGFIESPRAPKGLESHAVARDRLLVVVAPAHPWARRTAITLDELATASLIQREAGSGTRTAFERAITAHLPDWKPSALLELGSTTAIKTAVAGGGGPAVLSSLAVADELAAGTLRSPTVTGLELGRSLRAVWPTGRRPTGPARDLYALARRQLPAGA
- a CDS encoding TDT family transporter is translated as MTAPSRTSSALPTLTGSRGSRVRQLGPNWYASVMGTAIVANAGVALPWHIPGLRTACTVVWALSAVMLAVLLVTRTVHWARHGDQARAHLLDPTVAPFYGCLSMALLAVGAGTLLIGKDWIGLGAAVAVDAVLYTAGTAVGLLVAAAIPYLMALRHELKPGSASPVWILPVVAPMVAAALGPLLLPHLPAGQWQQALLLGCYAMFGMSLLATLCLLPIVFARLLAGPRLPLALTPTLFLVLGPLGQSTTAANNFADAAPQVLPAPYAEGFRMLAVLYGVPTMGFALLWFALAGAVVLRARRQGMGFSMTWWALTFPVGTCVTGAEGLARHTGLTACAWLAGGLYVFLVLAWLTAGIQTLRGLFAGTLAPAT